The Verrucomicrobiota bacterium genome has a segment encoding these proteins:
- a CDS encoding ApaG domain → MPGRPEQPHCFVYYISIHNDADIAVTIKARKWVVKDDEGGVLVVEGDGVVGQTPTIEPGSKFSYQSRHLLKAQTGEAEGSYIGLDALGRRVLVRIPRFRMTVPHEAKGGAQWA, encoded by the coding sequence ATCCCCGGGCGGCCCGAGCAGCCGCATTGCTTCGTCTATTACATCAGCATCCACAACGATGCGGACATCGCGGTGACCATCAAGGCCCGCAAGTGGGTCGTGAAAGATGACGAAGGCGGCGTGCTCGTGGTGGAGGGCGACGGTGTGGTGGGGCAGACGCCAACCATCGAGCCGGGCAGCAAGTTCAGCTACCAGAGCCGCCATCTGCTCAAAGCCCAGACGGGCGAAGCCGAGGGCAGCTACATCGGCTTGGATGCGCTTGGCCGGCGAGTGCTCGTGCGCATTCCGCGATTCCGGATGACCGTCCCGCACGAGGCGAAGGGCGGGGCGCAGTGGGCGTGA
- a CDS encoding lipoate--protein ligase family protein, which yields MPRRNLPARRRALRFPFGWGPLMLLPTARGTIRGGTCASMKYLDLTLPTPAENLACDEVLLELCEQSPRLEVLRVWEPAQVFVVLGCGNKAAAEADLPACGRLDVPVLRRSSGGGAVVLGPGCLSFALVLQSEGHRPLSRVTTTASFVLDRTLAAIRPLLAGAAHCRGTGDLATGELKFAGTAQRRLRRCVLVHGVMLLGFKLQLMNQLLRHPSREPAYRRGRGHLDFVANVPMVASDVKHALRAAWGAGGQFGAVPGERIRQSVAARYGRDEWNFRH from the coding sequence CCCGGCCCGGCGCCGAGCACTGCGATTTCCGTTTGGATGGGGTCCATTGATGTTGCTCCCGACTGCGCGCGGCACTATACGGGGCGGGACTTGCGCCTCAATGAAATACCTCGACCTCACGCTGCCAACACCGGCTGAGAACCTCGCGTGCGACGAAGTCCTGCTCGAACTCTGCGAGCAATCGCCCCGGCTCGAAGTGCTCCGCGTCTGGGAGCCGGCGCAGGTCTTCGTCGTCCTCGGATGCGGGAACAAGGCTGCCGCGGAGGCCGACCTCCCGGCGTGTGGGCGCCTCGACGTGCCCGTGCTGCGCCGCTCGAGCGGCGGCGGCGCTGTCGTCCTGGGGCCGGGTTGTCTGAGTTTCGCCCTCGTCCTCCAATCGGAAGGCCATCGCCCACTGTCGCGGGTGACAACCACCGCTTCGTTCGTCCTCGACCGCACGCTCGCGGCGATCCGCCCGTTGCTCGCAGGCGCCGCTCATTGCCGGGGGACCGGCGATCTCGCAACGGGCGAGTTGAAATTCGCCGGCACGGCGCAGCGCCGGCTGCGACGGTGCGTGCTCGTTCACGGCGTGATGCTGCTGGGGTTCAAACTGCAACTGATGAATCAACTGCTGCGGCACCCATCGCGCGAGCCCGCATATCGGCGGGGCAGGGGACACCTGGATTTTGTCGCCAACGTCCCGATGGTGGCATCCGACGTGAAGCACGCGCTGCGGGCGGCTTGGGGCGCGGGCGGACAGTTCGGCGCGGTTCCCGGCGAGCGCATCCGCCAATCCGTCGCCGCGCGTTACGGGCGCGACGAGTGGAACTTCAGGCATTGA